GAATATATGTCTTTTGACTGTATTGggattatttatgtatttttgtatttaagaaaatgtttcttttaaaagaattttaatATGCCACATACATGCAATCGAAGAGTTGAGTTTAAATTTGTTGTATGCAGTTAAGTTTTAAAACATTGCAGTTTCTAAAATCTTCTCAAAAACCAGTGAGCAGTTCATTCTGAAAgccttgggttttttttctctttttcggaTATTTATTGCTTATTATAAGAAGAAAGTATTTCTTAGCATATTACATGATTGATCAATGGAATAATCAATAGATTCCTTGATTTCAAAAATAATCGATAGCTGCAGTCCTAGATTGAGGTCAGATCATGTTCACTCCATAAACAAACCGTTCTGGAGTTGATTCAGAACTGCTCTGAGACCACTTCCTCCAAATGGTCTCAGTATGCTTGTTTGGCGATTCACATCTGCACAAATGAATCTGGCCAAGGAGGAAAACAAACCAGACTTTGATTTAAACGGACTAAACACAGAAGGTGTGAAAACACTCTGACACTGCCCTCTTCAGTTCTGCTACCAGATCTCATGAGCACTCTTTAGCAGCTGAATGTACTGCACTTCAAACTTTCCTGAAAGTTGTTCTGCTGTCAGGATTTTCCAGTTTGTGAAAGAGTAGAACAGAGACAAGCAGATGGCAACTTTGAAGTGTTGCTAATAGAGATGTCTATTGACTTGGGTTTATTCATTGATTTGTTCATAATAGTATGTTTTAAACCCTAATCCCAGTTGATAGATGAGCAGATCCTGTGTGTCCATGGTGGTCTCTCACCGGACATCAAGACTTTGGACCAGATCCGAACCATCGAACGCAACCAGGAGATTCCTCACAAGGGGGCTTTTTGTGATCTTGTGTGGTCAGATCCAGAGGATGTGGACACCTGGGCTATCAGTCCACGAGGTGCTGGCTGGCTTTTTGGCTCCAAGGTTACTAATGAGGTATGTTGAGCCATCCGTGTTGGAAAACCAGTCATTGGAAAGCATCCTTTAACCCAGGTGTGTCAAcctccttttacttacttctctaatctgttgtgttttagtttgttcACATCAACAACTTGAAGCTCATCTGCCGTGCACACCAGCTGGTTCACGAAGGCTACAAGTTCATGTTTGATGAGAAACTGGTGACCGTGTGGTCAGCGCCCAACTACTGCTACCGCTGTGGGAACATTGCCTCCATCATGGTCTTCAAGGACGTCAACAGACGAGAGCCCAAGCTGTTTCGAGCCGTTCCCGACTCTGAACGTGTGATACCTCCTCGAACAACCACCCCCTactttctctaatgataaagcGGAAGTTTTCTCTTAGCGCTACCCTCTGGACTTCTCATCCCTCAAATATTATTCAGCAAAAGATTACATGCAGGAAATCTTATAAGACTTcctggattttgttttttgcacttcTCTCTGTGCAGCTGAAGAGCACCTGTTGGGTCAGCCATCAGATCCATGCCGTGCTTCCTTCCTTTTTTGTAAACTCACAACATGTTTTAGGAAATTAACACAAGTTAAGAGTGTTTTGAGTAGCAAAGAGTTTCTTTAAGCTACAGTCTGTTTGCACCACACCCACATTCTGCCATAAAAGTAGGAAAAATATCTTTTTATACGCCCAATGCCAGACTCATACTGTTAAATGACttcatattttaaataattacaaTTTTTGATCTTATGTATCCCTCCCAAGGAAAGTAATTGACAAATATTTATAGTAGCGCGTGCCAACAATAGATGCATATAAGTGACGTGATAAATACTGTTTCCTTTGATTCACTGTGTAAAAAGCTCCTGAGCGATTCTCTCAGCGTTTTGCCTTAACTGCTGATTTCATACTTTAGCTTCagtttagttttccttttttatttattcagttcaAAAAGTGTCTTGCTACTgcacatggatttttttttttcttttttaaatggcaAGTTCCCACAGgtatctttctttttaaaatttcccATCCATCTCTGCAGTGTGATGAATTATGGCATTTTATAAGCAGAATCTTTAattgtggaaaaataaatagctgaaaagTAGCTGTAATTCTAGGAGAGCATAGGCCTCTTTAAcattgttttcctgtttttgttttttgttgttgttgttttaatttcaaTAAAACATTCTTCCTTAATATTTGCAAGTAGTTGTCATTTGAACCTTACTAATGATGTAATTTTGGCCCAGGATTGCCAAACTCAAATTTACTGAGGCTAAATGTAGGTAAAAGGGAGAGGTTTCAAATGACAGAAGCTATCTAGAGCAACCACATCTCTTACCTGACGTGACCCTTCAAAATTTACCCAAAATGCACTTTTTGAAGTTCTCTCCATCAATCATCAGACAACAGATCAAACATCCAGGGCACCAGTGcttgtttctgtttcttctaTAGGTATTAATTTGGTGTGGGTTTACTCCTAAAACAAgctcagtttatttattttttttatcctttttggCTTTACACTATGACACTTGGAAAGAATGTAAAATCAATgtgattaacttttttttttttttttttaagtttaaatgtgtttaaatttCAATTTTTTGCTAGGCTTGGACCTTCCTCAAATTTTTGTTAACTAGGTCCAAAACCCCCTGCGGCTTTCTGCGGAACAGCGACTCAAAGGGAGAAAACCCGTGGAGGCCTCCCGCAAACAACAGATGTGCTAACCAGCGAGCTCAATTGCCTTCATCCTCGTGACTAAACTTACAAATCATGAACTTTAAAGTGTTattcagctgctccaccagccCATCAGTCTGAGGGTGGTACATACTGGTCCGAACAGATTTACAGAATGGTGTGCCCTGGTCATTCAGTATCTATTTGAGGATCTGAAACACCGCCTGCCCCACACTTATTGCAGAAATGGTGCATAGCAGCACTGCTTCGAGATACCGTAATCGACCACAACTAGTACAAAGCCTTATTCCCATGCATTCCAGTGAAATGGCCCAGTGAGGACCATACCTATGCACTCAAAAGGGACCTCTATTAATGTCAGTGAGTGCAAAGGCACTTTTGGAATGGCTGGCTGGTTAACCAGCTGAAACTCCAGGCAGAATGCGCACCATTGGCGCACATCCGCTAGGATGACCGGCCAATAAAATCAGGCCATTATCTGCTCCAGAGTTTTATCATATCCCATGTGACCGGCCATTGGGTTGTAATGAGTCACCTGGAAAATTCATTTCCCGGGGCCTTTTAGGCACCAACCAGCCTCCCCTGTCACCACACCCTGAATCCTCTGCTCCACCCCTCCCCTGAACAGAGCCACAAACTACACCCCACGACACCCTAGTTTTATTTGTGGTTTGTTGGATATGTAAAGGTTGAATGAGAGGCAaaaccttcagctttcagggccCTCCTCTGTGGaaacagctcccagtttggattcaatACACAGACAACCCCACTCCTTTTTACGATTCTTCAACTAGGGctgggctggatcaggtgaccctgaagcCAGCCACCTAAGCCTGAATTGAATGTTAATATTGAAACACTCCACCTTTGAGCCACCAGTATTTTGTAATCATTATCTAAAATGGCATTAAGGAATCATAGGATCATACTACTACTGGTAAAAATTTTGGCTATTAAAAACTGTAACGATGTgaagctcttattttgaaatagtTGACCCGGAAATAGCTAGCCAGTTGGAGTGGAGTAGTGCCAGCGGCGGTCCTCACCCTGCCTTCTGTTTCTCGTCGCCTGTCACAGCCTTTGAGCAGCGTTCAAGCTCGGACAGACAGCAGTCCAGTCAACGCTGCGGGGGAACTCGTTAGCCGGTCTGGTGGCACTTCCACGCACTGAGATGCCAGGAAAGTCGCGCTTCAGCAGTAGAGCTCGTCGAGGCTTTCGCTGTGATTTTTGAGAAGCATCTCTGTGAAAGATAGTACAGTTTGTCACCGTTAGCCGGCTGCACAGGTAAGAACAAATGGCAATTACACAAGCAGAGGCGGTTAAAGCCCTGCAACCGCCAGCACTCAGTGTCACCTGCATATATGTGGTATTCTCTGTTATCTTTAATATCCAGATGCTTATTATGTTGAGATTTTATTCATGATGCTGATGTTAGATATCAGGAATGAGCTATGTTATTAGAGCTCATAGCACAATCACGCTCTTTGATACAGATTTTTACCGGCAAAGACAGAAATTTGAATTGGATTTAAATGAATGCCACCCATCTACCAGTGATAATAATATTGGTATTCAGTTTacctaatttttaaaaaaaaaattctccaaACTTGATTGTTATTTTTGGAGATCTTTCTTCCAAACATAGTGACAAATACTACTTGTGCTGCATGTTGTGTTGGTTTGGAACAAAGAGATGTTCACAGGTGAGACAGGTTTTTACCAACTCTGCTGCTGTTAACATGATAAGTAAGCCACAAGGGAAAGCGAGAGAAAACAATGGTACACATGATGTATAGCATGAGATTGTCATGCAGACCTTCTCTCACAGCTTCTCGCCTTCATTTAAAACTGAGCATAAGTTTTAGGTACTACAAGTAAAATAAGGCTTCACACACTTCATACAAAGAACATCAGTTTCATGAAATAATTAGACAATACAAAAATAACCAAGGTGCCGTCTTCGCATGTCTTATTTAAGAAGCAGCTAGGGCACTCTAACTTACAAGACAGAAGTGTTCGCAGCATATTCTGAAAAATCTTTACATGAAAAACCTCACTTTTACCATAGCCTAAacgtatttatttaaataaaaatataagcaGCACCCCAAAGTAAATGAGTGTAATGACGTGTCATTCCACGTCATTACACTCATTTACTTCATTACATAAGTTAAGTAAAGATAGCTTGAGTTCCGTTCACAAGTTTTCCTGCGCACAGTGATAGTCACCATCCCACTAACTCACTTAACTCTAGACTTTGCTAATCTAGCATTGGACTAAACTGTAATCAtaatagagcagggcgatatggccaaaaatatttatcacgatatatatttgaaaatttgcgataacgatataactgacgatataattgatgcgagacaaaatacaactccacaacattactagtgcaaaaagacaaccttccatttattttcacttaaacaagaagctggtttttatgtacattaaaagctttataaaaatgtaacagtgcaaatgcaaattccttgctgaaagtttaaccaaaaggcatttccagtagaaatgggctgacatatcctgagcataaccatgtataatatccactgaagttaaaagaggtgctttgcaacattaaactgcagtgtgcagtacgtatttttcggaccataaggtgcacaggattataaggcacattaagcgaaacaaagcagtcagataaatcaaactttattaaactcattcttcttgcttcctccacttctgtaccattgattcattaatgttgaattctctggcagctgctctattcccatgttgttgcagtatattaatgactaacctcgtattgtggatggattatctcagttgttctcctgactgaagtttggtccgtttacagcatcctgccatgcgattgaaTTTGTCTCTAgccatgaggaaccttcacgttaacttttataagtggaaaagtgttagtgttcgtcctccagcttcactgtttatgttatgctaacatagctgtgtcgctagcgatcacgtagcacatcattatataccagctagcccaacttcagtaaccctacaaacgtcactgctgtttagtttcctgtcttcatttatgttggaagtgatagcagagctgtacgtttgaattttttcagaaatctctcagtctgaacatgctatatcatgcttaggtaactagcgagctaacttccgatagcttcctgctaacttctaactccgttaaatgtaataaattttgttttcatggatgcctggaagttaaactttatagttacacctggtaaagcagcaatgctgatcgttttattaaagatgaaagaattgagacagtttttaactctcagtgatgctgcagtgttggttgacctgaagcatacagagtttaggacccagattacttccagatttaagagcatcttagtccgacaaatatgacaataacaacggccgcttgcatgttctgcaaaaaaatgtgctttgttgtgtatctgacggacaaacaccaaaccagttccacatcacggaagtttcaccatttttacaaaccaattctggttcatctgtttcactcaacaatcggccatgtgcgtatgaaaacaaaggcactgcgcatgcgcgttttactcccattctatcgcgatatttcattttcctatagttgcctaacattataccggtattaccgtgaacggtataatatggcccagccctaaatCATAATATTAGAAATGTAGAAACACTTAGAATAGCCCTTTACTGTCATTGTATCTATTCTGGAATAACTTGGTATAATCCATCATACATAACAGTTCAGTTAACATCCCGACTCTGCTACTGCAAACACTGACGCCCACAGGCACGCCCACTCAGAAAAGGATTAATGGACTGTTAACTGTATTTCATGACATGCAGCTACATACATAACTACTCAATGTGACAGGGCTTTGTTTGTTGCTATTGCCGTTTCTCACCACATACACCGTCATGGCATCAAATGCCCACACAAGTACAGGAAAATTATACTTTTAGGCAGTGCTTAATTAATCTGAAAAATCTGTTAAGGTGAGGTTTATATTGAATTTCAATGTATAAAAAAATTCCTTTTTTAACTCTTCAGTTTGAAATTATGGATTTACATTACTTAAAAGCCAAACAGATGTAgagccacacacatgcacagtaaCTTAGGGGCTATAGCCAGACATGTTTATAGCACGGTA
The Maylandia zebra isolate NMK-2024a linkage group LG7, Mzebra_GT3a, whole genome shotgun sequence DNA segment above includes these coding regions:
- the LOC101475652 gene encoding serine/threonine-protein phosphatase 6 catalytic subunit, which gives rise to MAPLDLDKYVEIARQCKYLPENDLKRLCDYVCDLLLEESNVQPVATPVTVCGDIHGQFYDLCELFRTGGQVPDTNYIFMGDFVDRGYYSLETFTHLLALKAKWPDRITLLRGNHESRQITQVYGFYDECQTKYGNANAWRYCTKVFDMLTVAALIDEQILCVHGGLSPDIKTLDQIRTIERNQEIPHKGAFCDLVWSDPEDVDTWAISPRGAGWLFGSKVTNEFVHINNLKLICRAHQLVHEGYKFMFDEKLVTVWSAPNYCYRCGNIASIMVFKDVNRREPKLFRAVPDSERVIPPRTTTPYFL